One stretch of Oncorhynchus tshawytscha isolate Ot180627B linkage group LG21, Otsh_v2.0, whole genome shotgun sequence DNA includes these proteins:
- the LOC121840312 gene encoding protocadherin alpha-2-like: MGCRRQREGVWIHCVALLCLFDWSAAQISYSVSEEVDKGTFVGNLAKDLNLNVQDLESRGLRIVSGHSKRYFDANLKTGVLFVNERIDREELCPSTVKCSLNIEAILSHPMLLHRIEVNILDINDNSPSFIKKVATFNITESSYPGERYPLPIANDADTGSNSVKSYKLSPNEHFSLDVQNGGEQSVSAELVLQKALDREKQPVIQLTLTAVDGGKPPQSGTLPIVVNVIDSNDNSPSFSKPLYKVSVPENIPFGTTVLTLSATDLDEGLHSELVYSFVERGNLNPADMFALNPDTGEMTVKANLDHEANAAYEIRVQATDQGPSPRSGYSKVLVEVIDVNDNAPEVSVTSLMSPVKEDSEMGTVVALVTVIDKDGGKNGLTNCKLVGSVPFKLKSNYKNYYSLVVDGPLDRESVSQYNVTVTVTDGGTPPLSSTSVITVRVSDVNDNAPRFSEPVIHVYVKENSPVGDVIYTMSAFDPDSDGNAKVTYSLLDTSVSISSSVNIHSHTGDMVSLQSFNYEEIKTFQFKVQATDSGVPPLSSNVTVNVFILDENDNSPGILAPYSDHGSVNSENIPYSAEAGYFVAKIRAVDSDSGYNALLSYHISEPKGTNLFRIGTSTGELRTKRRMSDNDLKAHPLVVLVSDSGEPSLSATVSIDVVVVESTGEIQTHFKNVPRKEESFSDLNLYLLIATASVSFIFLLSLIILIAVKCRKTNDSFRRYSAPMITTHPDGSWSYSKSTQQYDVCFSSDTLKSDVVVFPAPYPPADAELISINGNDTFDRTQTLPNKEKVC; this comes from the exons ATGGGTTGTCGAAGACAAAGAGAAGGCGTTTGGATTCATTGCGTCGCGTTGCTTTGTTTATTTGACTGGTCTGCAGCGCAGATATCTTACTCCGTTTCAGAGGAGGTGGACAAAGGCACGTTTGTGGGGAATCTCGCTAAGGATTTAAACCTGAATGTACAGGACCTGGAGTCAAGGGGTCTTAGGATTGTATCGGGACATAGTAAGCGGTATTTTGATGCGAATCTGAAAACAGGAGTACTGTTCGTTAacgagagaatagacagagaggagcttTGTCCGAGTACGGTAAAGTGCTCTCTAAATATAGAGGCCATATTGAGCCATCCTATGCTTCTCCACCGCATCGAGGTGAATATTTTAGACATCAATGACAATTCTCCGTCATTCATTAAAAAGGTTGCTACTTTTAACATAACTGAATCTTCATACCCCGGTGAGCGATACCCACTGCCAATAGCGAATGACGCAGATACCGGCAGTAACTCGGTGAAGAGCTACAAGCTGAGCCCGAATGAACACTTCTCCCTGGATGTACAGAACGGTGGAGAGCAGAGTGTGTCTGCTGAGTTGGTGCTGCAGAAAGCTTTAGACCGAGAGAAACAGCCTGTGATCCAGCTCACCCTGACGGCTGTAGATGGAGGAAAGCCTCCACAATCCGGAACGCTGCCTATTGTTGTAAATGTCATAGATTCTAATGATAATTCACCCTCATTTAGCAAGCCGCTGTATAAGGTCAGTGTGCCTGAGAATATACCTTTTGGGACTACAGTCTTAACACTTAGTGCTACTGATTTAGACGAAGGACTACATAGTGAACTTGTGTATTCATTCGTTGAGCGTGGGAATCTGAATCCAGCTGATATGTTTGCCCTAAATCCAGACACTGGGGAAATGACTGTAAAGGCGAATTTGGATCATGAGGCAAATGCTGCGTATGAAATCCGGGTGCAAGCAACTGACCAAGGTCCCTCACCCCGCAGTGGTTATTCTAAAGTGTTGGTAGAAGTTATTGATGTCAACGACAATGCCCCTGAAGTCTCGGTGACGTCACTTATGAGCCCAGTGAAAGAGGATAGTGAAATGGGGACAGTGGTCGCCTTGGTAACTGTGATAGATAAAGATGGAGGGAAAAACGGCCTCACTAACTGTAAACTTGTTGGCTCTGTTCCTTTTAAACTAAAGTCGAACTATAAAAACTATTATTCGTTAGTGGTAGATGGGCCtcttgacagagagagtgtttcTCAGTACAATGTAACTGTCACAGTTACGGATGGAGGGACCCCGCCTCTCTCCAGCACCAGCGTTATTACTGTGCGCGTTTCTGATGTGAATGACAACGCTCCTCGCTTCTCAGAACCCGTGATTCATGTTTATGTCAAAGAGAACAGTCCGGTAGGTGACGTCATTTATACGATGTCTGCTTTTGATCCAGATTCAGATGGAAATGCAAAAGTGACGTATTCATTATTAGACACAAGTGTTTCAATATCATCATCTGTAAATATACATTCACATACCGGAGATATGGTCAGCTTGCAGTCTTTTAACTATGAGGAGATAAAAACTTTCCAGTTTAAAGTTCAGGCCACAGACTCTGGTGTTCCTCCTCTCAGCAGCAACGTGACTGTGAACGTTTTTATTCTGGATGAGAATGACAACAGTCCTGGGATTCTCGCGCCTTATTCTGATCACGGCTCGGTTAACTCTGAGAACATTCCCTATTCTGCTGAAGCGGGCTACTTTGTGGCCAAGATCAGGGCTGTAGACTCCGACTCTGGTTACAATGCGCTGCTTTCTTATCACATCTCTGAGCCCAAGGGAACCAACCTCTTCCGAATCGGAACCAGCACCGGTGAACTAAGGACTAAGAGGCGAATGAGTGACAATGACCTAAAAGCTCACCCGTTGGTGGTGTTGGTTTCTGATAGTGGAGAACCCTCACTGTCAGCGACTGTGTCTATTGATGTAGTGGTGGTTGAAAGTACAGGTGAAATCCAGACTCATTTCAAAAACGTACCGAGAAAAGAGGAGAGCTTCTCTGATTTAAACCTGTATTTGCTGATCGCCACTGCCTCGGTGTCATTCATATTTTTATTGAGCCTCATCATTTTAATAGCTGTAAAATGCCGCAAGACAAACGACAGTTTCAGAAGGTACAGCGCCCCAATGATCACCACACACCCTGACGGGAGCTGGTCTTACTCTAAATCTACTCAGCAGTATGACGTGTGTTTCAGCTCAGACACACTGAAGAGTGACGTGGTGGTTTTCCCCGCACCGTATCCACCTGCAGATGCAGAACTGATCAGTATTAATGGAAATGACACATTTGACAGGACTCAGACATTACCCAACAAAGAGAAG GTATGCTAA